In Methylomonas sp. ZR1, one DNA window encodes the following:
- a CDS encoding NAD(P)H-dependent oxidoreductase subunit E codes for MNSFIRSVLAEADYKPERLLQMLRAVQAQYLHIPNAAIEQLAAALHIPRTQIIAVAEFYSFLHLTPQGRYDIHISDSITDRMLGKEKLLNYLAEKLRVNVGEVRADGLVSLNNTSCTGMCDQGPAGLVNGYALTRLDPARIDVIAKLIEQQAPLSDWPPEFFAVEEPVRKPGLLLNQPFENGAAIRATFARGLTETLAEVDSSNLRGRGGAGFKTALKWRTCAQQTATPHYVICNADEGEPGTFKDRMLLDLYADQVFEGMTLCAAIIGSDQGLLYLRAEYLFLYEQLQRVLKRRRDSGLLGRNILGHDGFDFDIEIRMGAGAYICGEASAQIESLEGKPGIPRVKPPNSVICGYQRKPTVVDNVETFFAATHIAVQGGSWFAEVGTAQSTGSKLLSISGDCARPGIYEYPFGTSIEEILQDCGADDVMGVQVGGPSGTFISNRELQRRIAFEDLSTAGSFMVFNNSRNIFDIVQNFTDFFAHESCGFCTPCRVGTTLLKNQLRKIVEGNGAAVDLEELNEICLVVKNNSHCGLGDSAANPILSTLASYPELYLKQLKQSSFTPGFDLDATLAVARRMAQRDDDAAHLSQVEN; via the coding sequence ATGAATAGTTTTATTCGATCCGTACTTGCAGAGGCGGACTATAAACCAGAAAGGCTCTTGCAGATGCTAAGGGCCGTGCAGGCGCAGTACCTGCATATTCCCAACGCGGCTATCGAACAATTGGCCGCAGCCCTGCATATTCCCCGTACGCAGATTATTGCCGTCGCGGAATTCTATAGTTTCTTGCACCTGACACCACAGGGCCGTTACGACATTCATATCAGCGATTCGATTACCGACCGGATGCTAGGCAAGGAAAAATTGTTGAACTACCTGGCGGAAAAATTGCGGGTTAACGTGGGTGAAGTCCGCGCGGACGGTCTGGTCAGTTTGAATAATACCTCCTGCACCGGCATGTGCGACCAAGGCCCGGCCGGTTTGGTTAACGGCTATGCGTTGACCCGTCTGGACCCTGCCAGAATCGATGTCATCGCCAAACTGATCGAACAACAAGCGCCGTTAAGCGATTGGCCACCGGAGTTCTTTGCGGTGGAAGAGCCGGTCCGCAAACCCGGCCTGTTGCTCAACCAGCCATTCGAAAACGGCGCGGCGATAAGGGCGACCTTTGCCCGCGGCCTGACGGAAACCCTGGCGGAAGTGGACAGTTCCAATCTGCGCGGCCGCGGCGGCGCGGGCTTTAAAACCGCGTTGAAATGGCGGACCTGCGCTCAACAAACTGCCACACCGCACTACGTGATTTGTAACGCCGACGAGGGCGAACCCGGTACCTTTAAAGACCGAATGCTGCTCGATCTGTATGCCGACCAAGTATTTGAAGGCATGACCTTGTGCGCGGCGATTATTGGTTCGGACCAGGGCTTGCTGTATCTGCGCGCCGAGTATTTATTCCTCTACGAACAATTACAACGGGTGTTGAAACGCCGCCGCGATAGCGGTTTGCTGGGGCGCAATATTCTCGGTCACGACGGCTTTGATTTTGACATCGAAATCCGCATGGGCGCCGGTGCCTATATTTGCGGCGAGGCATCCGCGCAAATCGAGTCCTTGGAAGGCAAACCCGGCATACCGCGGGTTAAGCCGCCCAACTCGGTGATCTGCGGCTATCAACGCAAACCCACCGTGGTAGACAATGTCGAGACGTTTTTCGCCGCCACTCACATTGCTGTACAAGGCGGGTCATGGTTTGCGGAAGTCGGCACCGCACAATCCACCGGCAGCAAACTGCTCAGCATCAGCGGCGACTGCGCGCGGCCTGGCATTTACGAATACCCGTTCGGCACGTCAATTGAAGAGATTTTGCAAGACTGCGGCGCGGACGACGTCATGGGTGTGCAAGTCGGCGGGCCGTCCGGCACTTTTATTTCCAATCGGGAATTGCAACGGCGCATAGCCTTCGAGGACCTATCCACCGCCGGCTCGTTTATGGTGTTCAACAACAGCCGCAATATTTTCGACATCGTGCAAAATTTCACTGATTTCTTCGCCCATGAAAGCTGCGGCTTTTGCACACCGTGCCGGGTCGGCACCACACTGTTGAAAAATCAGCTGCGGAAAATTGTCGAAGGCAACGGCGCTGCGGTCGACCTGGAAGAACTCAACGAGATATGCCTGGTCGTCAAAAACAACAGCCATTGCGGTTTGGGGGATTCAGCAGCCAATCCAATTTTAAGCACCCTGGCCAGCTATCCCGAGCTGTATCTTAAGCAATTAAAGCAGAGCAGTTTTACCCCGGGTTTTGACTTGGACGCCACCCTGGCCGTGGCTCGCCGCATGGCGCAGCGCGACGACGACGCGGCGCATTTATCGCAAGTGGAGAATTGA
- a CDS encoding alkaline phosphatase produces MKFKVVRLTAVATLVALGGKAQAALPNGVAAGDVSQTSAVLWGRSNTAGDLYFQYATDSAFTQNVGSSFKTVNDPLAPVKWDVSGLSADTTYYYRAIDSVGAIARGQFKTAAALGNTTGLRFGVSGDWRGELLPYPAVKNASQRNLDFFVAMGDTIYGDVASNVNGGQQQAQSLADYRNKHAEVYSAKGGMNGLADLRQSTAVFATIDDHEVTNDFAGGADVSTDARFNADPAGTLINDSTLYNNGIQAFQEYNPLRNETYGATGDIRTAGEVKLYRNQTFGSDAALMVLDARSFRDKELADANPLSQASVGGFLANSFDPSRTMLGKQQIADLKADLLSAEQNDVTWKFIAVPEPMQNLGVVGAGDRFEGYAAERTEILKFIDDNKIDNVVFLSADIHGTLVNNLTYQLTPFGEQKATNAFEITTGSVAYDAPFGPTVAQLAAAVGLLTPQQKAFYDTLPSIAAKDSFIKSVTNGALTPLGYDPLGLDANLASADGKIQAELLQGDYVATHTFGWTEFEIDQVTQQLLVTTYGIPAYNVGDIANDLSGIVNRTPQIVSQFRITPSSVQPVPVPGAAWLFGSSLLGLAFGKRKKA; encoded by the coding sequence ATGAAATTCAAAGTAGTTCGATTAACCGCCGTCGCGACGCTGGTCGCTCTGGGCGGTAAAGCGCAAGCGGCATTGCCCAACGGCGTGGCCGCGGGCGACGTCAGCCAAACTTCCGCCGTACTGTGGGGAAGGTCCAATACCGCCGGTGATTTATATTTCCAGTACGCGACCGATAGCGCTTTTACGCAGAATGTCGGATCCAGCTTTAAGACCGTGAATGACCCGCTGGCGCCGGTCAAATGGGATGTCTCGGGCTTGTCCGCGGATACTACCTATTACTATCGTGCTATCGATAGCGTTGGTGCGATAGCACGCGGCCAATTTAAAACCGCCGCGGCATTGGGTAACACCACTGGTCTGCGCTTTGGTGTATCCGGCGATTGGCGCGGTGAATTACTGCCGTATCCGGCCGTGAAAAACGCCAGCCAGCGAAACCTGGATTTTTTTGTGGCGATGGGCGATACCATTTACGGCGATGTGGCCTCCAACGTCAACGGCGGTCAGCAACAAGCGCAATCCCTGGCCGACTACCGCAACAAACATGCTGAAGTGTATAGCGCCAAGGGTGGCATGAACGGCTTGGCCGATCTGCGCCAATCCACCGCCGTATTCGCGACGATAGACGACCACGAAGTGACTAACGACTTCGCCGGCGGCGCCGACGTCTCGACCGACGCGCGTTTCAATGCCGATCCGGCCGGCACCTTGATCAATGACAGTACCTTGTACAATAACGGTATCCAGGCTTTTCAGGAATACAATCCGCTTCGCAACGAGACTTACGGTGCCACCGGCGACATTCGCACGGCCGGCGAAGTCAAGTTGTACCGCAACCAAACTTTCGGCAGCGATGCGGCCTTGATGGTGTTGGATGCGCGCTCGTTTCGCGACAAAGAACTAGCCGATGCGAATCCTTTAAGCCAAGCTTCGGTTGGCGGCTTTTTGGCCAACTCGTTCGACCCGAGCCGGACCATGCTGGGCAAGCAGCAAATCGCCGACCTGAAAGCCGATCTGCTGTCAGCGGAGCAAAATGACGTCACCTGGAAATTTATCGCTGTCCCTGAGCCAATGCAAAACCTGGGGGTGGTTGGCGCTGGTGACCGCTTTGAAGGCTATGCCGCCGAACGTACCGAAATCCTGAAGTTTATCGACGACAACAAAATCGATAACGTGGTGTTCCTGTCGGCCGATATTCACGGTACTTTGGTGAATAACCTGACTTATCAACTCACACCCTTCGGTGAGCAAAAAGCCACCAACGCCTTCGAAATCACCACCGGTTCCGTAGCCTATGACGCGCCGTTTGGCCCAACAGTCGCGCAATTGGCGGCCGCGGTAGGTTTATTGACGCCGCAACAAAAAGCCTTCTACGACACATTGCCCAGCATTGCCGCCAAGGACAGTTTCATCAAGTCGGTAACCAATGGCGCTTTGACGCCGCTGGGTTACGACCCGCTGGGCTTGGATGCCAATCTGGCTAGCGCCGACGGCAAAATCCAGGCCGAATTGCTGCAAGGCGATTACGTCGCCACGCACACCTTTGGCTGGACCGAGTTTGAAATCGATCAGGTCACTCAACAACTGCTGGTCACCACCTATGGCATTCCCGCCTACAACGTCGGCGATATTGCCAACGATTTGAGCGGCATCGTCAACCGCACGCCACAAATCGTCAGCCAGTTCAGAATCACGCCAAGCTCCGTACAACCCGTACCGGTTCCCGGCGCGGCCTGGTTGTTTGGTAGCTCTTTATTGGGTCTGGCGTTTGGCAAACGCAAAAAAGCCTAG
- a CDS encoding NADP oxidoreductase: MAAKIKIATTSLAGCFGCHMSFLDIDERLLKLADSVEFDRSPLTDIEHCGPCDIGLIEGGVCNSENVHVLREFRANCKILIAVGACAINGGLPALRNFFKLEDCLLEAYQDGIGVDNPQIPSDPELPLLLDKVRPVHEIVKIDYFMPGCPPSADVFWHYLSALIEGRDPTLPYELVHYD; the protein is encoded by the coding sequence ATGGCCGCTAAGATTAAAATCGCCACCACCTCGCTGGCCGGCTGCTTTGGCTGCCATATGTCGTTTCTGGATATAGACGAGCGCCTCTTGAAATTGGCTGACAGCGTCGAATTCGACCGCTCGCCACTCACCGACATCGAACACTGCGGCCCGTGCGACATCGGCCTGATCGAAGGCGGGGTTTGCAATTCCGAAAACGTGCATGTGCTGCGCGAGTTTCGCGCTAACTGCAAAATTCTGATCGCCGTCGGCGCTTGCGCCATCAACGGCGGCCTACCGGCGCTGCGCAACTTTTTTAAGCTGGAAGATTGCTTGTTGGAAGCGTACCAGGACGGCATCGGCGTGGACAATCCGCAGATACCCAGCGACCCGGAATTGCCTTTGCTACTGGACAAGGTGCGGCCGGTCCACGAGATCGTCAAGATCGATTATTTTATGCCCGGCTGTCCGCCGTCCGCCGATGTGTTTTGGCACTACCTGAGCGCATTGATCGAAGGCCGCGACCCGACTTTACCTTACGAGTTAGTCCATTACGACTAA
- a CDS encoding nickel-dependent hydrogenase large subunit, producing the protein MYEYLETADPALVEAGKLKRVAVDPVSRVEGHGKVTLLLDENNQVKQARLHIVEFRGFEKFIQGRPYWELPVMVQRLCGICPVSHHLAAAKAIDQLVGVDPANLPPAADKLRRLLHFGQVLQSHALHFFHLSSPDLLFGFESEIGKRNIVAVLADYPDIGLQGVKLRKYGQEVIRMVCGKRIHGTGAIPGGMNKALSKDERDYLKQDIGQIVSWAQGALQLVTKVHTSNQPYYDDFATIRSNYLSLTKPDGALELYHGGIRVKNPLGDTLVDHYDYCDYPDLIREEVRSWTYMKFPYLTAQGKADGWYRVGPLARVNNCDFIDTPLAEAARVEFKQHGDAAMVHSTLAFHWTRMIELLHCAESIQILLDDPDLLSNDLVAKGEKRYEGIGVIEAPRGTLFHHYQIDENDIVTKANLIVSTTSNNTAMNESVRQVAAEYLSGRELTEPLLNNLEVAIRAYDPCLSCATHAVGKMPLQLELVDADGKLVDKLVRHSSGEFIHGSE; encoded by the coding sequence GTGTACGAATATCTTGAAACCGCCGATCCGGCCTTGGTCGAAGCCGGCAAGTTAAAACGGGTCGCTGTCGATCCGGTTTCCCGCGTGGAAGGCCACGGCAAAGTCACACTGCTGTTGGATGAAAACAATCAAGTCAAGCAAGCCCGGCTACACATTGTCGAATTTCGCGGCTTTGAAAAATTCATCCAGGGCCGTCCTTACTGGGAACTACCGGTCATGGTGCAGCGCTTGTGCGGCATCTGCCCGGTCAGTCATCATCTGGCCGCCGCCAAAGCCATCGACCAGTTGGTGGGCGTCGATCCGGCCAATCTGCCGCCGGCAGCAGACAAGTTGCGGCGCTTGCTGCATTTCGGTCAGGTGTTGCAATCGCATGCCTTGCATTTTTTCCACCTGTCCAGCCCGGATTTGCTGTTCGGATTCGAAAGCGAGATCGGCAAACGCAACATCGTCGCCGTGTTGGCGGATTATCCGGATATTGGCCTGCAAGGCGTGAAACTGCGCAAATACGGCCAGGAAGTGATCCGCATGGTCTGCGGCAAGCGCATTCACGGCACCGGCGCGATTCCTGGCGGCATGAACAAAGCGCTGAGCAAAGATGAGCGCGATTATCTGAAACAAGACATCGGCCAAATCGTGAGTTGGGCGCAAGGCGCTTTGCAACTGGTCACAAAAGTCCACACCTCCAACCAGCCCTATTACGACGACTTTGCCACCATCCGCAGCAACTACCTGAGTTTGACCAAGCCTGATGGTGCGCTGGAGCTTTATCACGGCGGGATTAGGGTGAAGAACCCGCTAGGCGACACCCTCGTGGATCATTACGATTACTGCGACTATCCGGACTTGATCCGAGAAGAAGTCCGTTCCTGGACTTATATGAAATTCCCCTACCTGACGGCGCAGGGTAAAGCCGACGGCTGGTATCGGGTGGGACCGTTGGCGCGGGTCAACAATTGCGATTTTATCGACACGCCACTGGCGGAAGCCGCGCGCGTCGAATTCAAGCAACACGGCGACGCAGCCATGGTTCACAGCACCCTGGCTTTTCACTGGACGCGGATGATCGAATTACTGCATTGCGCGGAAAGTATCCAAATCTTGCTGGATGATCCTGACCTGCTGAGTAACGACTTGGTCGCCAAAGGCGAAAAACGTTACGAAGGCATCGGCGTGATCGAAGCGCCGCGCGGCACCCTGTTTCATCATTATCAAATCGACGAAAACGACATTGTCACCAAAGCCAATCTGATCGTCTCCACCACCAGCAACAACACGGCGATGAACGAGTCGGTGCGGCAAGTCGCGGCGGAATATCTGTCCGGCCGCGAATTGACCGAACCCTTGCTGAATAATCTGGAAGTGGCAATCCGCGCCTACGACCCGTGTCTGTCCTGCGCCACGCATGCGGTCGGCAAAATGCCCTTGCAGTTGGAATTGGTCGACGCGGACGGCAAGTTGGTGGATAAACTGGTGCGACACAGCAGCGGCGAATTCATTCACGGTAGCGAATGA
- a CDS encoding NAD(P)/FAD-dependent oxidoreductase, whose amino-acid sequence MTTLSLKQINRSICFIVLALSLSLRSAALAAEPLSADVLIVGAGLSGLSAAYHLKKAGKTAVFLEMSPRVGGRIRTATYPDGTHAEVGLEEFWENNPAIEIFRDLHVPMETAYSSFSSFYYQGKLYPFTQNTNQEFLASVLDSDELQAYQRWDAKMAELYRQLDLRPLPEAMLALQEISFADWIESTSGLSPKAQELVRIETEPEYATSWRKISALDGIAEWHYFSGNGLAPRHVVGGNQRAVRALADFIGRDRILLNQQVTHITATDNNVEVLASDQSSLRQKLFRAKYVITAIPLFRLNDIQFAPPLSAERKQAIQTQSAGAYFTAHVTVNKAASSFWTRDGDSILPIMTDSPLGVIYEGGSKSGTDALLNLLVSGADAERFNSRMSDPDQIREALLAAFDKQWPGFRESVKRMNFYRYHPRAIASWPVGRSRFDNLSESLRKPQGRVYFAGDFTEDSHSNGASQSAIRAVKDILQKHD is encoded by the coding sequence ATGACCACACTATCCCTCAAGCAAATCAACCGCTCCATCTGTTTCATCGTGTTGGCGCTGTCGCTGAGCCTGCGCTCCGCCGCGTTAGCCGCCGAACCGCTTAGCGCCGATGTGTTGATCGTCGGCGCCGGCCTGTCGGGTTTAAGTGCGGCCTATCATTTAAAGAAAGCCGGCAAAACCGCCGTGTTTTTGGAAATGAGTCCGCGTGTTGGCGGCCGCATCCGCACCGCTACTTACCCGGACGGCACGCATGCCGAAGTGGGTTTGGAAGAGTTTTGGGAAAATAACCCGGCTATCGAGATTTTCCGGGATTTGCATGTGCCGATGGAAACGGCTTACAGCAGTTTTTCCAGTTTTTATTACCAGGGCAAGCTGTATCCGTTTACGCAAAATACCAATCAGGAGTTTCTGGCATCGGTGTTGGATAGCGACGAATTGCAAGCCTATCAACGCTGGGACGCAAAAATGGCCGAGCTTTACCGGCAATTGGATTTGCGGCCTTTGCCCGAGGCGATGCTGGCACTGCAAGAAATTTCCTTCGCCGACTGGATCGAAAGCACCAGCGGCCTGTCGCCCAAAGCCCAAGAATTGGTGCGCATTGAAACCGAACCGGAATACGCTACCTCCTGGCGAAAAATCAGCGCGCTGGACGGCATTGCCGAATGGCATTATTTTTCCGGCAATGGTCTGGCACCCCGCCATGTAGTAGGCGGCAATCAACGCGCCGTGCGGGCGCTGGCCGATTTTATCGGCCGGGACCGCATCCTGCTCAACCAGCAAGTCACTCATATCACCGCCACCGACAACAATGTGGAAGTGCTTGCGTCCGACCAAAGCAGTCTGCGGCAAAAGCTATTCCGCGCAAAATACGTGATCACTGCCATTCCATTATTCCGGCTCAACGACATTCAGTTCGCTCCGCCGTTGAGCGCCGAGCGAAAGCAGGCTATCCAAACCCAATCGGCCGGTGCCTACTTTACGGCGCACGTCACGGTGAATAAGGCCGCCAGCAGCTTTTGGACCCGCGACGGCGACAGCATATTGCCGATTATGACCGACAGTCCTTTGGGGGTAATTTATGAGGGCGGATCAAAATCCGGCACCGATGCGCTGTTGAATTTATTGGTTAGCGGTGCCGACGCAGAACGGTTTAACTCGCGGATGAGCGATCCGGACCAGATTCGCGAAGCGTTGCTGGCGGCGTTTGACAAACAGTGGCCAGGCTTCCGGGAGTCGGTCAAACGGATGAATTTTTACCGTTACCATCCGCGCGCGATAGCGTCATGGCCGGTCGGCCGGTCGCGCTTCGATAACCTGTCTGAGTCGTTAAGAAAACCGCAGGGCCGGGTCTATTTTGCCGGAGATTTTACCGAGGACAGCCACTCCAACGGCGCCAGCCAATCGGCAATACGCGCGGTTAAGGACATTTTGCAAAAACACGATTAA
- a CDS encoding hydrogenase maturation protease: MTKPILVFGYGNPSRGDDAVGPLLLDYLAEHLDLSNIELLSDFQLQIEHALDIQDREWVVFVDAAVDCPDSFTFTPLTPAQDHSYSSHALSPTALLSVYETLGKQPLPPCYLLSIQAEAFELGCGLSERCAANLAEACRFIAAFLKQRP; encoded by the coding sequence ATGACAAAACCCATCCTGGTGTTCGGTTACGGCAACCCCAGCCGTGGCGATGATGCTGTTGGTCCTTTGCTGTTGGATTATCTCGCCGAGCATCTGGACCTCAGCAATATCGAATTGCTCAGCGATTTTCAGTTACAAATCGAACATGCGCTGGATATACAAGACCGCGAATGGGTAGTGTTTGTCGATGCAGCCGTAGATTGCCCGGACAGCTTTACCTTTACCCCATTAACCCCAGCCCAAGACCACAGTTACTCCAGCCATGCGCTGAGCCCGACCGCGCTGCTGTCGGTCTATGAAACCCTCGGCAAACAGCCGCTACCGCCCTGCTATTTATTAAGCATTCAAGCTGAAGCCTTCGAACTGGGCTGCGGGTTAAGCGAACGCTGCGCTGCCAACTTAGCGGAGGCCTGCCGGTTTATAGCGGCGTTTTTGAAACAAAGGCCGTAA
- a CDS encoding ethanolamine ammonia-lyase subunit EutB has product MTYSATVKGKSFHFRDLRTLLAKATPRRAADELAGLAADSEVERAVAQRALADVPLRRFIEEPLIAPELDEVSRLILERHDPQAFAPIASLSVGEFRDWLLTEHNDLAAISAGLMPEMVAAVSKIMRNQDLVAVARRCRVVTRFRSTIGLPGRLSTRLQPNHPTDDPRGIAASILDGLLYGSGDAVIGINPATDNLHNVHTLLNLLDEIITQYQIPTQSCVLAHVTTSMELMQRGAPVDLLFQSIAGTEAANRSFGTDLAMLREAKAMAETLGRASAGQQLMYFETGQGSALSANAHHGIDAQTCEARAYAVAKEFDPLLVNTVVGFIGPEYLYDGKQIIRAGLEDHFCGKLLGVPMGCDICYTNHAEADQNDMDTLLTLLGVAGCNFIMGIPGADDVMLAYQSTSFHDALYLRQVLGLRPAPEFEAWLQRMGIFDGQNRLAEARNTTPLLANFHGLPRA; this is encoded by the coding sequence ATGACTTATTCCGCAACCGTAAAAGGCAAAAGCTTTCATTTTCGCGATTTGCGTACCTTGCTGGCCAAGGCTACGCCGCGCCGGGCAGCGGATGAGTTGGCCGGTTTGGCGGCGGATTCCGAAGTGGAGCGGGCTGTTGCTCAACGAGCTTTGGCCGACGTACCCTTAAGGCGGTTTATCGAAGAGCCTTTGATTGCGCCGGAACTGGATGAAGTCTCGCGCTTGATTCTGGAGCGCCATGATCCGCAAGCGTTTGCGCCGATTGCGAGTTTAAGTGTGGGCGAGTTTCGCGATTGGCTGTTAACCGAGCACAACGATCTGGCGGCAATCTCGGCCGGGTTAATGCCGGAAATGGTGGCCGCGGTCAGCAAAATCATGCGTAATCAGGATTTGGTTGCCGTGGCGCGCCGTTGCCGGGTTGTTACCCGCTTTCGCAGCACAATTGGCTTGCCGGGCCGCTTATCTACCCGTTTGCAACCCAATCATCCGACCGACGATCCGCGCGGTATCGCCGCCAGTATTCTGGATGGTTTGCTCTATGGCAGCGGCGATGCGGTGATCGGCATCAATCCCGCCACCGACAATCTGCACAACGTCCACACCTTGTTGAATTTGCTTGATGAGATCATTACACAGTATCAAATTCCTACCCAGTCTTGTGTACTGGCTCATGTGACCACCAGCATGGAACTGATGCAGCGCGGTGCGCCGGTGGATTTGCTGTTTCAATCCATTGCCGGTACCGAAGCGGCCAATCGCAGTTTCGGTACCGACTTGGCAATGCTCCGCGAAGCGAAGGCCATGGCCGAAACTTTGGGCCGTGCGAGTGCCGGCCAGCAGTTGATGTATTTTGAAACCGGGCAGGGCAGTGCTTTATCCGCCAATGCGCATCACGGTATCGATGCGCAAACCTGCGAAGCGCGGGCTTATGCGGTCGCCAAGGAGTTCGATCCCTTGCTGGTCAACACCGTCGTTGGTTTCATCGGCCCGGAATATTTATACGATGGCAAACAAATCATCCGCGCCGGTCTGGAGGATCATTTTTGCGGCAAGCTGTTGGGTGTGCCGATGGGCTGCGATATTTGTTACACCAACCATGCCGAGGCCGATCAGAACGATATGGATACCCTGCTGACGCTGCTGGGCGTGGCCGGCTGCAACTTTATCATGGGCATACCCGGTGCCGACGACGTAATGCTGGCGTATCAAAGTACTTCGTTTCACGATGCGTTGTATCTACGACAAGTATTGGGCTTGCGGCCCGCGCCGGAGTTCGAGGCCTGGTTGCAGCGCATGGGTATTTTCGATGGTCAAAACCGCTTGGCCGAGGCGCGCAACACCACACCATTGCTGGCCAACTTTCATGGCTTGCCGAGGGCTTAA
- a CDS encoding 2Fe-2S iron-sulfur cluster-binding protein has protein sequence MSGTLCIDGIAVPFSDGQTIIEAARTAGVYIPYLCHRPGYAPYGSCKLCTVKVNGRTNTACTLPAADGQTVISNSPDLQHDRQRITQMLFVEGNHFCPSCEKSGNCQLQAVAYHQNMLDNHYPHFYAQREMDASHPDILIDHDRCIFCNLCVRASKEKDGKDVFGIAGRGIHKRLVINSPSGKLKDSEISVDDEAAHVCPTGAILVKRSAYLAPIGERIYDGHPISEVACEKAVIKAGEASGYPSCDPTKLAESAQQNGGPDSHYAATMPPAPDIKHGR, from the coding sequence ATGAGCGGCACTCTTTGTATCGACGGCATCGCCGTTCCGTTCAGCGACGGCCAAACTATTATCGAAGCAGCCCGCACCGCCGGCGTTTACATTCCTTATCTGTGCCACCGGCCGGGTTACGCCCCTTACGGCAGTTGCAAACTGTGTACGGTGAAAGTCAATGGCCGCACCAATACCGCCTGCACCCTGCCGGCCGCCGACGGCCAAACCGTCATCAGCAACAGCCCCGACCTGCAACACGACCGCCAGCGCATCACCCAAATGCTGTTTGTGGAAGGCAACCATTTCTGCCCATCCTGCGAAAAATCCGGCAATTGCCAGTTGCAGGCCGTCGCCTACCATCAGAACATGCTGGATAACCACTACCCGCATTTTTATGCACAGCGCGAAATGGACGCCTCGCACCCGGATATTTTGATCGATCACGACCGCTGCATTTTCTGCAATTTATGCGTGCGCGCCAGCAAGGAAAAAGACGGGAAAGACGTATTCGGCATCGCCGGGCGCGGCATCCACAAACGCCTGGTCATCAACTCGCCTAGCGGCAAGCTGAAAGACAGCGAGATTAGTGTCGATGACGAGGCCGCCCATGTCTGCCCGACCGGCGCGATTCTGGTCAAACGCAGCGCCTATCTGGCACCGATTGGTGAACGCATCTACGACGGGCATCCCATCAGCGAAGTCGCCTGCGAAAAAGCGGTTATCAAAGCCGGCGAGGCCAGCGGCTACCCAAGCTGCGACCCGACCAAGCTGGCGGAGTCAGCTCAGCAGAACGGTGGCCCGGACTCCCACTACGCGGCGACCATGCCGCCCGCTCCGGACATCAAACATGGCCGCTAA
- the eutC gene encoding ethanolamine ammonia-lyase subunit EutC, whose translation MNDPWISLRQFTQARIAQGRAGCSLPTAALLEFQLAHAAARDAVHQVWDVMAFAEGLESLDLEPLVLATPVVSRAQYLQRPDWGRCLAPDSREQLMARKQSAVDVALIVSNGLSSAALDEHGLPLLGAIVAAYRAAKLRLGPVCLVPNGRVALADEIGGLLNARLAVIIVGERPGLSAADSLGIYLTYAPQVGNTDAERNCISNIRPPAGLSYSAAAAKLVYLSKQALQLGFSGVALKDDMPAQWLT comes from the coding sequence ATGAACGATCCGTGGATTAGCTTACGGCAATTTACCCAGGCCAGAATTGCCCAAGGCCGCGCCGGTTGCAGCCTGCCGACTGCGGCGCTATTGGAATTTCAATTGGCCCACGCGGCTGCTCGGGATGCGGTGCATCAAGTTTGGGATGTGATGGCATTTGCCGAAGGCTTGGAAAGCTTGGATTTGGAGCCGCTGGTACTCGCAACGCCGGTCGTCAGCCGCGCGCAGTACTTGCAACGTCCCGATTGGGGGCGTTGCCTGGCACCGGACAGCCGGGAACAACTGATGGCGCGCAAACAATCCGCAGTCGACGTAGCTTTGATTGTCAGCAATGGCTTGTCATCCGCTGCACTGGATGAGCACGGCTTGCCCTTGCTCGGCGCCATCGTTGCTGCTTACCGGGCCGCCAAGCTGCGGTTGGGGCCGGTGTGTTTGGTGCCCAATGGCCGGGTGGCCTTGGCCGACGAAATCGGTGGATTATTGAACGCGCGCCTGGCTGTCATCATCGTCGGCGAGCGGCCCGGTCTAAGCGCCGCAGACAGCCTGGGGATTTACCTCACCTACGCCCCGCAAGTCGGCAACACCGACGCCGAGCGCAACTGCATCTCCAACATTCGCCCGCCCGCCGGCCTGAGCTACAGCGCCGCGGCTGCCAAACTGGTTTATTTGAGCAAGCAGGCGCTGCAACTGGGTTTTTCGGGGGTAGCGTTGAAAGACGATATGCCGGCGCAGTGGCTTACCTAG